A single window of Drosophila suzukii chromosome 3, CBGP_Dsuzu_IsoJpt1.0, whole genome shotgun sequence DNA harbors:
- the MICU3 gene encoding calcium uptake protein 3, mitochondrial isoform X8 produces MASAVAKLTVKTGAIIAQRSGVGVAVGRSVRFASSSSQSSGIRGHKSRSLLTFVGGSAVSLAALAAFIKLRSSENPVNAVSLKRRMRDDSELENVKLTARERRFIKFASVEFDDQLYMTPQDFLDSVVEQEPRPRLKRRQLSSDEVDKYKENTPALKKGSTRLFRNLRDKGIISYTEYLFLLSILTKPKSGFRIAFNMFDTDGNQRVDKDEFLVIISILAGALKDTQNVDPQTKQIMERIFSGAWKEKHGEQESEEELESSAPTPLEGYVNDGEGLQRRHMVATTLQLHFFGKRGTGVINYDNFYRFMDNLQTEVLELEFHEFSKGNSVISELDFAKILLRYTYLATDEYDVFLERLLERVKDEKGISFHDFRDFCHFLNNLDDFTIAMRMYTLADRAISKDEFSRAVKICTGYSLSPHLIDTVFAIFDADGDGLLSYKEFIAIMKDRLHRGFKQDVVDPDERLKVAIEVDTPNGEESVAKSEGWDAFKYCVRNEMKTMMKSAN; encoded by the exons ATGGCGAGTGCAGTGGCTAAATTAACAGTTAAAACTGGCGCTATAATAGCCCAGCGATcgggagtgggcgtggcagttgGTCGATCGGTCAGATTTGCCAGCAGTTCGTCGCAATCCAGTGGAATTCGGGGCCACAAATCGCGAAGTCTGCTAACTTTTGTGGGCGGCAGTGCCGTTTCTTTGGCTGCCTTAGCGGCTTTCATTAAGTTGCGATCCTCGGAAAACCCAGTGAATGCAGTTAGCCTAAAAAGACGCATG CGCGACGATAGCGAGCTGGAGAACGTGAAGCTCACGGCCCGGGAACGCCGGTTCATCAAGTTTGCCTCCGTGGAGTTCGACGATCAGCTCTACATGACCCCGCAGGACTTTCTGGACTCCGTCGTGGAGCAGGAACCCAGAC CTCGTCTTAAACGTCGCCAGCTCTCTAGCGATGAGGTGGACAAATACAAGGAAAACACACCTGCTTTGAAGAAGGGTTCAACACGTCTATTTCGCAATCTAAGAGATAAAG GCATTATCTCCTACACGGAATATTTGTTTTTGCTCTCTATTTTAACAA AGCCCAAATCTGGCTTCCGCATTGCCTTCAACATGTTCGACACCGATGGAAATCAGCGGGTGGACAAGGACGAGTTTCTAGTG ATAATTTCCATTTTGGCCGGCGCTTTAAAAGACACCCAAAATGTCGATCCACAAACCAAGCAAATT ATGGAGCGCATTTTCAGCGGTGCTTGGAAGGAGAAGCACGGCGAACAAGAGTCGGAGGAGGAGCTCGAGTCCTCCGCGCCCACTCCCCTGGAG GGCTATGTAAACGATGGCGAGGGACTGCAGCGTCGTCATATGGTGGCCACCACCCTGCAGCTGCACTTCTTTGGGAAACGGGGCACTGGGGTGATCAACTATGACAACTTCTACCGCTTCATGGACAACCTGCAGACGGAGGTGCTCGAGCTGGAGTTCCACGAGTTCTCCAAGGGCAACAGTGTCATTAGCGAACTGGACTTTGCAAAAATCCTGCTGCGGTACACTTACCTGGCCACGGATGAGTATGATGTCTTCCTGGAGCGCCTGCTCGAGCGGGTCAAGGATGAGAAGGGCATATCCTTCCATGACTTCCGGGACTTTTGTCATTTCCTAAACAATTTAGATGATTTTACGATCGCCATGAGGATGTATACCCTAGCCGATCGGGCCATTTCAAAGG ATGAATTCTCGCGTGCTGTGAAGATCTGCACCGGCTATAGTCTCAGCCCCCACTTGATCGACACCGTGTTTGCCATCTTCGATGCGGATGGCGATGGCCTGTTGTCCTACAAGGAGTTCATTGCCATCATGAAGGATCGCCTGCATCGCGGCTTTAAA CAAGATGTTGTAGACCCCGACGAGCGTCTAAAGGTTGCCATTGAGGTAGACACGCCAAATGGTGAAGAG TCCGTGGCCAAATCGGAGGGCTGGGACGCCTTCAAGTACTGTGTACGCAACGAGATGAAAACCATGATGAAGTCGGCCAATTAA
- the MICU3 gene encoding calcium uptake protein 3, mitochondrial isoform X1: MASAVAKLTVKTGAIIAQRSGVGVAVGRSVRFASSSSQSSGIRGHKSRSLLTFVGGSAVSLAALAAFIKLRSSENPVNAVSLKRRMRDDSELENVKLTARERRFIKFASVEFDDQLYMTPQDFLDSVVEQEPRPRLKRRQLSSDEVDKYKENTPALKKGSTRLFRNLRDKGIISYTEYLFLLSILTKPKSGFRIAFNMFDTDGNQRVDKDEFLVIISILAGALKDTQNVDPQTKQILSRLVSYDEQSQMRKPMAVPQRKRGLMERIFSGAWKEKHGEQESEEELESSAPTPLEQGYVNDGEGLQRRHMVATTLQLHFFGKRGTGVINYDNFYRFMDNLQTEVLELEFHEFSKGNSVISELDFAKILLRYTYLATDEYDVFLERLLERVKDEKGISFHDFRDFCHFLNNLDDFTIAMRMYTLADRAISKDEFSRAVKICTGYSLSPHLIDTVFAIFDADGDGLLSYKEFIAIMKDRLHRGFKQDVVDPDERLKVAIEVDTPNGEESVAKSEGWDAFKYCVRNEMKTMMKSAN, translated from the exons ATGGCGAGTGCAGTGGCTAAATTAACAGTTAAAACTGGCGCTATAATAGCCCAGCGATcgggagtgggcgtggcagttgGTCGATCGGTCAGATTTGCCAGCAGTTCGTCGCAATCCAGTGGAATTCGGGGCCACAAATCGCGAAGTCTGCTAACTTTTGTGGGCGGCAGTGCCGTTTCTTTGGCTGCCTTAGCGGCTTTCATTAAGTTGCGATCCTCGGAAAACCCAGTGAATGCAGTTAGCCTAAAAAGACGCATG CGCGACGATAGCGAGCTGGAGAACGTGAAGCTCACGGCCCGGGAACGCCGGTTCATCAAGTTTGCCTCCGTGGAGTTCGACGATCAGCTCTACATGACCCCGCAGGACTTTCTGGACTCCGTCGTGGAGCAGGAACCCAGAC CTCGTCTTAAACGTCGCCAGCTCTCTAGCGATGAGGTGGACAAATACAAGGAAAACACACCTGCTTTGAAGAAGGGTTCAACACGTCTATTTCGCAATCTAAGAGATAAAG GCATTATCTCCTACACGGAATATTTGTTTTTGCTCTCTATTTTAACAA AGCCCAAATCTGGCTTCCGCATTGCCTTCAACATGTTCGACACCGATGGAAATCAGCGGGTGGACAAGGACGAGTTTCTAGTG ATAATTTCCATTTTGGCCGGCGCTTTAAAAGACACCCAAAATGTCGATCCACAAACCAAGCAAATT CTGTCGCGTTTAGTTTCCTACGATGAGCAAAGTCAAATGAGGAAACCCATGGCAGTGCCTCAAAGGAAGAGGGGTCTA ATGGAGCGCATTTTCAGCGGTGCTTGGAAGGAGAAGCACGGCGAACAAGAGTCGGAGGAGGAGCTCGAGTCCTCCGCGCCCACTCCCCTGGAG CAGGGCTATGTAAACGATGGCGAGGGACTGCAGCGTCGTCATATGGTGGCCACCACCCTGCAGCTGCACTTCTTTGGGAAACGGGGCACTGGGGTGATCAACTATGACAACTTCTACCGCTTCATGGACAACCTGCAGACGGAGGTGCTCGAGCTGGAGTTCCACGAGTTCTCCAAGGGCAACAGTGTCATTAGCGAACTGGACTTTGCAAAAATCCTGCTGCGGTACACTTACCTGGCCACGGATGAGTATGATGTCTTCCTGGAGCGCCTGCTCGAGCGGGTCAAGGATGAGAAGGGCATATCCTTCCATGACTTCCGGGACTTTTGTCATTTCCTAAACAATTTAGATGATTTTACGATCGCCATGAGGATGTATACCCTAGCCGATCGGGCCATTTCAAAGG ATGAATTCTCGCGTGCTGTGAAGATCTGCACCGGCTATAGTCTCAGCCCCCACTTGATCGACACCGTGTTTGCCATCTTCGATGCGGATGGCGATGGCCTGTTGTCCTACAAGGAGTTCATTGCCATCATGAAGGATCGCCTGCATCGCGGCTTTAAA CAAGATGTTGTAGACCCCGACGAGCGTCTAAAGGTTGCCATTGAGGTAGACACGCCAAATGGTGAAGAG TCCGTGGCCAAATCGGAGGGCTGGGACGCCTTCAAGTACTGTGTACGCAACGAGATGAAAACCATGATGAAGTCGGCCAATTAA
- the MICU3 gene encoding calcium uptake protein 3, mitochondrial isoform X14 yields the protein MASAVAKLTVKTGAIIAQRSGVGVAVGRSVRFASSSSQSSGIRGHKSRSLLTFVGGSAVSLAALAAFIKLRSSENPVNAVSLKRRMRDDSELENVKLTARERRFIKFASVEFDDQLYMTPQDFLDSVVEQEPRPRLKRRQLSSDEVDKYKENTPALKKGSTRLFRNLRDKGIISYTEYLFLLSILTKPKSGFRIAFNMFDTDGNQRVDKDEFLVMERIFSGAWKEKHGEQESEEELESSAPTPLEGYVNDGEGLQRRHMVATTLQLHFFGKRGTGVINYDNFYRFMDNLQTEVLELEFHEFSKGNSVISELDFAKILLRYTYLATDEYDVFLERLLERVKDEKGISFHDFRDFCHFLNNLDDFTIAMRMYTLADRAISKDEFSRAVKICTGYSLSPHLIDTVFAIFDADGDGLLSYKEFIAIMKDRLHRGFKQDVVDPDERLKVAIEVDTPNGEESVAKSEGWDAFKYCVRNEMKTMMKSAN from the exons ATGGCGAGTGCAGTGGCTAAATTAACAGTTAAAACTGGCGCTATAATAGCCCAGCGATcgggagtgggcgtggcagttgGTCGATCGGTCAGATTTGCCAGCAGTTCGTCGCAATCCAGTGGAATTCGGGGCCACAAATCGCGAAGTCTGCTAACTTTTGTGGGCGGCAGTGCCGTTTCTTTGGCTGCCTTAGCGGCTTTCATTAAGTTGCGATCCTCGGAAAACCCAGTGAATGCAGTTAGCCTAAAAAGACGCATG CGCGACGATAGCGAGCTGGAGAACGTGAAGCTCACGGCCCGGGAACGCCGGTTCATCAAGTTTGCCTCCGTGGAGTTCGACGATCAGCTCTACATGACCCCGCAGGACTTTCTGGACTCCGTCGTGGAGCAGGAACCCAGAC CTCGTCTTAAACGTCGCCAGCTCTCTAGCGATGAGGTGGACAAATACAAGGAAAACACACCTGCTTTGAAGAAGGGTTCAACACGTCTATTTCGCAATCTAAGAGATAAAG GCATTATCTCCTACACGGAATATTTGTTTTTGCTCTCTATTTTAACAA AGCCCAAATCTGGCTTCCGCATTGCCTTCAACATGTTCGACACCGATGGAAATCAGCGGGTGGACAAGGACGAGTTTCTAGTG ATGGAGCGCATTTTCAGCGGTGCTTGGAAGGAGAAGCACGGCGAACAAGAGTCGGAGGAGGAGCTCGAGTCCTCCGCGCCCACTCCCCTGGAG GGCTATGTAAACGATGGCGAGGGACTGCAGCGTCGTCATATGGTGGCCACCACCCTGCAGCTGCACTTCTTTGGGAAACGGGGCACTGGGGTGATCAACTATGACAACTTCTACCGCTTCATGGACAACCTGCAGACGGAGGTGCTCGAGCTGGAGTTCCACGAGTTCTCCAAGGGCAACAGTGTCATTAGCGAACTGGACTTTGCAAAAATCCTGCTGCGGTACACTTACCTGGCCACGGATGAGTATGATGTCTTCCTGGAGCGCCTGCTCGAGCGGGTCAAGGATGAGAAGGGCATATCCTTCCATGACTTCCGGGACTTTTGTCATTTCCTAAACAATTTAGATGATTTTACGATCGCCATGAGGATGTATACCCTAGCCGATCGGGCCATTTCAAAGG ATGAATTCTCGCGTGCTGTGAAGATCTGCACCGGCTATAGTCTCAGCCCCCACTTGATCGACACCGTGTTTGCCATCTTCGATGCGGATGGCGATGGCCTGTTGTCCTACAAGGAGTTCATTGCCATCATGAAGGATCGCCTGCATCGCGGCTTTAAA CAAGATGTTGTAGACCCCGACGAGCGTCTAAAGGTTGCCATTGAGGTAGACACGCCAAATGGTGAAGAG TCCGTGGCCAAATCGGAGGGCTGGGACGCCTTCAAGTACTGTGTACGCAACGAGATGAAAACCATGATGAAGTCGGCCAATTAA
- the MICU3 gene encoding calcium uptake protein 3, mitochondrial isoform X5: protein MASAVAKLTVKTGAIIAQRSGVGVAVGRSVRFASSSSQSSGIRGHKSRSLLTFVGGSAVSLAALAAFIKLRSSENPVNAVSLKRRMRDDSELENVKLTARERRFIKFASVEFDDQLYMTPQDFLDSVVEQEPRPRLKRRQLSSDEVDKYKENTPALKKGSTRLFRNLRDKGIISYTEYLFLLSILTKPKSGFRIAFNMFDTDGNQRVDKDEFLVIISILAGALKDTQNVDPQTKQILSRLVSYDEQSQMRKPMAVPQRKRGLMERIFSGAWKEKHGEQESEEELESSAPTPLEQGYVNDGEGLQRRHMVATTLQLHFFGKRGTGVINYDNFYRFMDNLQTEVLELEFHEFSKGNSVISELDFAKILLRYTYLATDEYDVFLERLLERVKDEKGISFHDFRDFCHFLNNLDDFTIAMRMYTLADRAISKDEFSRAVKICTGYSLSPHLIDTVFAIFDADGDGLLSYKEFIAIMKDRLHRGFKSVAKSEGWDAFKYCVRNEMKTMMKSAN from the exons ATGGCGAGTGCAGTGGCTAAATTAACAGTTAAAACTGGCGCTATAATAGCCCAGCGATcgggagtgggcgtggcagttgGTCGATCGGTCAGATTTGCCAGCAGTTCGTCGCAATCCAGTGGAATTCGGGGCCACAAATCGCGAAGTCTGCTAACTTTTGTGGGCGGCAGTGCCGTTTCTTTGGCTGCCTTAGCGGCTTTCATTAAGTTGCGATCCTCGGAAAACCCAGTGAATGCAGTTAGCCTAAAAAGACGCATG CGCGACGATAGCGAGCTGGAGAACGTGAAGCTCACGGCCCGGGAACGCCGGTTCATCAAGTTTGCCTCCGTGGAGTTCGACGATCAGCTCTACATGACCCCGCAGGACTTTCTGGACTCCGTCGTGGAGCAGGAACCCAGAC CTCGTCTTAAACGTCGCCAGCTCTCTAGCGATGAGGTGGACAAATACAAGGAAAACACACCTGCTTTGAAGAAGGGTTCAACACGTCTATTTCGCAATCTAAGAGATAAAG GCATTATCTCCTACACGGAATATTTGTTTTTGCTCTCTATTTTAACAA AGCCCAAATCTGGCTTCCGCATTGCCTTCAACATGTTCGACACCGATGGAAATCAGCGGGTGGACAAGGACGAGTTTCTAGTG ATAATTTCCATTTTGGCCGGCGCTTTAAAAGACACCCAAAATGTCGATCCACAAACCAAGCAAATT CTGTCGCGTTTAGTTTCCTACGATGAGCAAAGTCAAATGAGGAAACCCATGGCAGTGCCTCAAAGGAAGAGGGGTCTA ATGGAGCGCATTTTCAGCGGTGCTTGGAAGGAGAAGCACGGCGAACAAGAGTCGGAGGAGGAGCTCGAGTCCTCCGCGCCCACTCCCCTGGAG CAGGGCTATGTAAACGATGGCGAGGGACTGCAGCGTCGTCATATGGTGGCCACCACCCTGCAGCTGCACTTCTTTGGGAAACGGGGCACTGGGGTGATCAACTATGACAACTTCTACCGCTTCATGGACAACCTGCAGACGGAGGTGCTCGAGCTGGAGTTCCACGAGTTCTCCAAGGGCAACAGTGTCATTAGCGAACTGGACTTTGCAAAAATCCTGCTGCGGTACACTTACCTGGCCACGGATGAGTATGATGTCTTCCTGGAGCGCCTGCTCGAGCGGGTCAAGGATGAGAAGGGCATATCCTTCCATGACTTCCGGGACTTTTGTCATTTCCTAAACAATTTAGATGATTTTACGATCGCCATGAGGATGTATACCCTAGCCGATCGGGCCATTTCAAAGG ATGAATTCTCGCGTGCTGTGAAGATCTGCACCGGCTATAGTCTCAGCCCCCACTTGATCGACACCGTGTTTGCCATCTTCGATGCGGATGGCGATGGCCTGTTGTCCTACAAGGAGTTCATTGCCATCATGAAGGATCGCCTGCATCGCGGCTTTAAA TCCGTGGCCAAATCGGAGGGCTGGGACGCCTTCAAGTACTGTGTACGCAACGAGATGAAAACCATGATGAAGTCGGCCAATTAA
- the MICU3 gene encoding calcium uptake protein 3, mitochondrial isoform X2 gives MASAVAKLTVKTGAIIAQRSGVGVAVGRSVRFASSSSQSSGIRGHKSRSLLTFVGGSAVSLAALAAFIKLRSSENPVNAVSLKRRMRDDSELENVKLTARERRFIKFASVEFDDQLYMTPQDFLDSVVEQEPRPRLKRRQLSSDEVDKYKENTPALKKGSTRLFRNLRDKGIISYTEYLFLLSILTKPKSGFRIAFNMFDTDGNQRVDKDEFLVIISILAGALKDTQNVDPQTKQILSRLVSYDEQSQMRKPMAVPQRKRGLMERIFSGAWKEKHGEQESEEELESSAPTPLEGYVNDGEGLQRRHMVATTLQLHFFGKRGTGVINYDNFYRFMDNLQTEVLELEFHEFSKGNSVISELDFAKILLRYTYLATDEYDVFLERLLERVKDEKGISFHDFRDFCHFLNNLDDFTIAMRMYTLADRAISKDEFSRAVKICTGYSLSPHLIDTVFAIFDADGDGLLSYKEFIAIMKDRLHRGFKQDVVDPDERLKVAIEVDTPNGEESVAKSEGWDAFKYCVRNEMKTMMKSAN, from the exons ATGGCGAGTGCAGTGGCTAAATTAACAGTTAAAACTGGCGCTATAATAGCCCAGCGATcgggagtgggcgtggcagttgGTCGATCGGTCAGATTTGCCAGCAGTTCGTCGCAATCCAGTGGAATTCGGGGCCACAAATCGCGAAGTCTGCTAACTTTTGTGGGCGGCAGTGCCGTTTCTTTGGCTGCCTTAGCGGCTTTCATTAAGTTGCGATCCTCGGAAAACCCAGTGAATGCAGTTAGCCTAAAAAGACGCATG CGCGACGATAGCGAGCTGGAGAACGTGAAGCTCACGGCCCGGGAACGCCGGTTCATCAAGTTTGCCTCCGTGGAGTTCGACGATCAGCTCTACATGACCCCGCAGGACTTTCTGGACTCCGTCGTGGAGCAGGAACCCAGAC CTCGTCTTAAACGTCGCCAGCTCTCTAGCGATGAGGTGGACAAATACAAGGAAAACACACCTGCTTTGAAGAAGGGTTCAACACGTCTATTTCGCAATCTAAGAGATAAAG GCATTATCTCCTACACGGAATATTTGTTTTTGCTCTCTATTTTAACAA AGCCCAAATCTGGCTTCCGCATTGCCTTCAACATGTTCGACACCGATGGAAATCAGCGGGTGGACAAGGACGAGTTTCTAGTG ATAATTTCCATTTTGGCCGGCGCTTTAAAAGACACCCAAAATGTCGATCCACAAACCAAGCAAATT CTGTCGCGTTTAGTTTCCTACGATGAGCAAAGTCAAATGAGGAAACCCATGGCAGTGCCTCAAAGGAAGAGGGGTCTA ATGGAGCGCATTTTCAGCGGTGCTTGGAAGGAGAAGCACGGCGAACAAGAGTCGGAGGAGGAGCTCGAGTCCTCCGCGCCCACTCCCCTGGAG GGCTATGTAAACGATGGCGAGGGACTGCAGCGTCGTCATATGGTGGCCACCACCCTGCAGCTGCACTTCTTTGGGAAACGGGGCACTGGGGTGATCAACTATGACAACTTCTACCGCTTCATGGACAACCTGCAGACGGAGGTGCTCGAGCTGGAGTTCCACGAGTTCTCCAAGGGCAACAGTGTCATTAGCGAACTGGACTTTGCAAAAATCCTGCTGCGGTACACTTACCTGGCCACGGATGAGTATGATGTCTTCCTGGAGCGCCTGCTCGAGCGGGTCAAGGATGAGAAGGGCATATCCTTCCATGACTTCCGGGACTTTTGTCATTTCCTAAACAATTTAGATGATTTTACGATCGCCATGAGGATGTATACCCTAGCCGATCGGGCCATTTCAAAGG ATGAATTCTCGCGTGCTGTGAAGATCTGCACCGGCTATAGTCTCAGCCCCCACTTGATCGACACCGTGTTTGCCATCTTCGATGCGGATGGCGATGGCCTGTTGTCCTACAAGGAGTTCATTGCCATCATGAAGGATCGCCTGCATCGCGGCTTTAAA CAAGATGTTGTAGACCCCGACGAGCGTCTAAAGGTTGCCATTGAGGTAGACACGCCAAATGGTGAAGAG TCCGTGGCCAAATCGGAGGGCTGGGACGCCTTCAAGTACTGTGTACGCAACGAGATGAAAACCATGATGAAGTCGGCCAATTAA
- the MICU3 gene encoding calcium uptake protein 3, mitochondrial isoform X9 — MASAVAKLTVKTGAIIAQRSGVGVAVGRSVRFASSSSQSSGIRGHKSRSLLTFVGGSAVSLAALAAFIKLRSSENPVNAVSLKRRMRDDSELENVKLTARERRFIKFASVEFDDQLYMTPQDFLDSVVEQEPRPRLKRRQLSSDEVDKYKENTPALKKGSTRLFRNLRDKGIISYTEYLFLLSILTKPKSGFRIAFNMFDTDGNQRVDKDEFLVIISILAGALKDTQNVDPQTKQILSRLVSYDEQSQMRKPMAVPQRKRGLQGYVNDGEGLQRRHMVATTLQLHFFGKRGTGVINYDNFYRFMDNLQTEVLELEFHEFSKGNSVISELDFAKILLRYTYLATDEYDVFLERLLERVKDEKGISFHDFRDFCHFLNNLDDFTIAMRMYTLADRAISKDEFSRAVKICTGYSLSPHLIDTVFAIFDADGDGLLSYKEFIAIMKDRLHRGFKQDVVDPDERLKVAIEVDTPNGEESVAKSEGWDAFKYCVRNEMKTMMKSAN, encoded by the exons ATGGCGAGTGCAGTGGCTAAATTAACAGTTAAAACTGGCGCTATAATAGCCCAGCGATcgggagtgggcgtggcagttgGTCGATCGGTCAGATTTGCCAGCAGTTCGTCGCAATCCAGTGGAATTCGGGGCCACAAATCGCGAAGTCTGCTAACTTTTGTGGGCGGCAGTGCCGTTTCTTTGGCTGCCTTAGCGGCTTTCATTAAGTTGCGATCCTCGGAAAACCCAGTGAATGCAGTTAGCCTAAAAAGACGCATG CGCGACGATAGCGAGCTGGAGAACGTGAAGCTCACGGCCCGGGAACGCCGGTTCATCAAGTTTGCCTCCGTGGAGTTCGACGATCAGCTCTACATGACCCCGCAGGACTTTCTGGACTCCGTCGTGGAGCAGGAACCCAGAC CTCGTCTTAAACGTCGCCAGCTCTCTAGCGATGAGGTGGACAAATACAAGGAAAACACACCTGCTTTGAAGAAGGGTTCAACACGTCTATTTCGCAATCTAAGAGATAAAG GCATTATCTCCTACACGGAATATTTGTTTTTGCTCTCTATTTTAACAA AGCCCAAATCTGGCTTCCGCATTGCCTTCAACATGTTCGACACCGATGGAAATCAGCGGGTGGACAAGGACGAGTTTCTAGTG ATAATTTCCATTTTGGCCGGCGCTTTAAAAGACACCCAAAATGTCGATCCACAAACCAAGCAAATT CTGTCGCGTTTAGTTTCCTACGATGAGCAAAGTCAAATGAGGAAACCCATGGCAGTGCCTCAAAGGAAGAGGGGTCTA CAGGGCTATGTAAACGATGGCGAGGGACTGCAGCGTCGTCATATGGTGGCCACCACCCTGCAGCTGCACTTCTTTGGGAAACGGGGCACTGGGGTGATCAACTATGACAACTTCTACCGCTTCATGGACAACCTGCAGACGGAGGTGCTCGAGCTGGAGTTCCACGAGTTCTCCAAGGGCAACAGTGTCATTAGCGAACTGGACTTTGCAAAAATCCTGCTGCGGTACACTTACCTGGCCACGGATGAGTATGATGTCTTCCTGGAGCGCCTGCTCGAGCGGGTCAAGGATGAGAAGGGCATATCCTTCCATGACTTCCGGGACTTTTGTCATTTCCTAAACAATTTAGATGATTTTACGATCGCCATGAGGATGTATACCCTAGCCGATCGGGCCATTTCAAAGG ATGAATTCTCGCGTGCTGTGAAGATCTGCACCGGCTATAGTCTCAGCCCCCACTTGATCGACACCGTGTTTGCCATCTTCGATGCGGATGGCGATGGCCTGTTGTCCTACAAGGAGTTCATTGCCATCATGAAGGATCGCCTGCATCGCGGCTTTAAA CAAGATGTTGTAGACCCCGACGAGCGTCTAAAGGTTGCCATTGAGGTAGACACGCCAAATGGTGAAGAG TCCGTGGCCAAATCGGAGGGCTGGGACGCCTTCAAGTACTGTGTACGCAACGAGATGAAAACCATGATGAAGTCGGCCAATTAA
- the MICU3 gene encoding calcium uptake protein 3, mitochondrial isoform X11, whose amino-acid sequence MASAVAKLTVKTGAIIAQRSGVGVAVGRSVRFASSSSQSSGIRGHKSRSLLTFVGGSAVSLAALAAFIKLRSSENPVNAVSLKRRMRDDSELENVKLTARERRFIKFASVEFDDQLYMTPQDFLDSVVEQEPRPRLKRRQLSSDEVDKYKENTPALKKGSTRLFRNLRDKGIISYTEYLFLLSILTKPKSGFRIAFNMFDTDGNQRVDKDEFLVIISILAGALKDTQNVDPQTKQILSRLVSYDEQSQMRKPMAVPQRKRGLGYVNDGEGLQRRHMVATTLQLHFFGKRGTGVINYDNFYRFMDNLQTEVLELEFHEFSKGNSVISELDFAKILLRYTYLATDEYDVFLERLLERVKDEKGISFHDFRDFCHFLNNLDDFTIAMRMYTLADRAISKDEFSRAVKICTGYSLSPHLIDTVFAIFDADGDGLLSYKEFIAIMKDRLHRGFKQDVVDPDERLKVAIEVDTPNGEESVAKSEGWDAFKYCVRNEMKTMMKSAN is encoded by the exons ATGGCGAGTGCAGTGGCTAAATTAACAGTTAAAACTGGCGCTATAATAGCCCAGCGATcgggagtgggcgtggcagttgGTCGATCGGTCAGATTTGCCAGCAGTTCGTCGCAATCCAGTGGAATTCGGGGCCACAAATCGCGAAGTCTGCTAACTTTTGTGGGCGGCAGTGCCGTTTCTTTGGCTGCCTTAGCGGCTTTCATTAAGTTGCGATCCTCGGAAAACCCAGTGAATGCAGTTAGCCTAAAAAGACGCATG CGCGACGATAGCGAGCTGGAGAACGTGAAGCTCACGGCCCGGGAACGCCGGTTCATCAAGTTTGCCTCCGTGGAGTTCGACGATCAGCTCTACATGACCCCGCAGGACTTTCTGGACTCCGTCGTGGAGCAGGAACCCAGAC CTCGTCTTAAACGTCGCCAGCTCTCTAGCGATGAGGTGGACAAATACAAGGAAAACACACCTGCTTTGAAGAAGGGTTCAACACGTCTATTTCGCAATCTAAGAGATAAAG GCATTATCTCCTACACGGAATATTTGTTTTTGCTCTCTATTTTAACAA AGCCCAAATCTGGCTTCCGCATTGCCTTCAACATGTTCGACACCGATGGAAATCAGCGGGTGGACAAGGACGAGTTTCTAGTG ATAATTTCCATTTTGGCCGGCGCTTTAAAAGACACCCAAAATGTCGATCCACAAACCAAGCAAATT CTGTCGCGTTTAGTTTCCTACGATGAGCAAAGTCAAATGAGGAAACCCATGGCAGTGCCTCAAAGGAAGAGGGGTCTA GGCTATGTAAACGATGGCGAGGGACTGCAGCGTCGTCATATGGTGGCCACCACCCTGCAGCTGCACTTCTTTGGGAAACGGGGCACTGGGGTGATCAACTATGACAACTTCTACCGCTTCATGGACAACCTGCAGACGGAGGTGCTCGAGCTGGAGTTCCACGAGTTCTCCAAGGGCAACAGTGTCATTAGCGAACTGGACTTTGCAAAAATCCTGCTGCGGTACACTTACCTGGCCACGGATGAGTATGATGTCTTCCTGGAGCGCCTGCTCGAGCGGGTCAAGGATGAGAAGGGCATATCCTTCCATGACTTCCGGGACTTTTGTCATTTCCTAAACAATTTAGATGATTTTACGATCGCCATGAGGATGTATACCCTAGCCGATCGGGCCATTTCAAAGG ATGAATTCTCGCGTGCTGTGAAGATCTGCACCGGCTATAGTCTCAGCCCCCACTTGATCGACACCGTGTTTGCCATCTTCGATGCGGATGGCGATGGCCTGTTGTCCTACAAGGAGTTCATTGCCATCATGAAGGATCGCCTGCATCGCGGCTTTAAA CAAGATGTTGTAGACCCCGACGAGCGTCTAAAGGTTGCCATTGAGGTAGACACGCCAAATGGTGAAGAG TCCGTGGCCAAATCGGAGGGCTGGGACGCCTTCAAGTACTGTGTACGCAACGAGATGAAAACCATGATGAAGTCGGCCAATTAA